TCGAGCCAGTGCGCGAAGTAGTCCGCCATGTTGTATCCACAGAATGGGCGCATCGCCATGGGATCACGACGTACGACACCGACCTTGCCCACGGCTGCGGCGGTCGTCTCCGACGCCATCGATGCGCCAAGATAAACCCCGTGCGACCAATCGCGTGCTTCGTACACCAGAGGCGCGAGTTTGGCGCGACGACCTCCGAAGACGAACGCGCTGATGGGCACACCAGCCGGTTCGTCGATCATCGGTGATACGCACGAGCACTGCTTCGCTGAAACGCAGAAACGGCTGTTCGGATGAGCCGCTGGCGCGCCCGATTGCGGCGTCCACGGTCGCCCTTGCCAGTCGATGAGCGATTGCGGCTGCCCTTCCATGCCTTCCCACCACGGATGACGCTCGGGCGTCATCGCCACGTTCGTGAAGATCGTGTTGTGATGGACCATTTCGAGCGCATGCGGATTCGTCTTGCGCCCCGTGCCAGGTGCAACGCCGAAAAAACCAGCCTCGGGATTGATCGCCCACAATCGACCATCCGCACCGAACCTGAGCCATGCGATGTCATCGCCCACGGTCCAAATCTTCCAGCCTGCTTGGCTCAGAGGCGGCACGAGCATCGCGAGGTTTGTCTTGCCACACGCACTCGGAAACGCTGCGCAGATGTACGTGATCTCCCCCTGCGGATTTTCGAGCCCAAGAATAAGCATGTGCTCGGCAAGCCATCCTTCATTACGGGCCATGGTGCTCGCGATGCGGAGCGCAAAGCACTTCTTACCGAGAAGGGCATTGCCGCCGTATCCGCTACCAATGCTCCAAATGAGGCTTTCTTCAGGGAAATGAAGAATGAAACGACGCTCGGGATCGAGGTCTCCGAGCGAGTGCAATCCACGGCAAAAGTCCGACGAGTTGCCGAGATGATCGAGGGCGACTCGGCCCATGCGCGTCATGATGCGCATGCTCGCGGCGACATACGCACTGTCGGTAATTTCAACACCAACTTTGGACGATGCAGAACCTTCGGGGCCCATCAAATAGGGCACCACGTACATCGTCCGTCCGCGCATCGAGCCGTCGAAAAGCCGCCCGACTTTCTCGCGCGCTTCAGCAGGCGCCATCCAATTGTTCGTGGGTCCTGCATCCTCACGACGTTCCGAGCAAATGAACGTGAGATGTTCGGTACGAGCCACATCCGACGGATGACTGCGATGCAAGAAGCAACCGGGAAATGCGGCTTGATCGAGCTCGTGCAAAGTTCCGTCGGCAAGCATTTGCTGCACGAGTCCGCGGTATTCAGACTCGGATCCGTCACACCACACCACGCGGTCGGGCTGCGTCTTACGTGCGACCTCGTCTACCCACGCGGAAAGCGTCGCATTGTTCATGGGTCGCGAGACTAGCCCCGAGACCCGCATGGCGCTACTTCGGCTTTGGCACGCAACCGCGCACACGCCTGGCAGTCCAAGGCGTGAAACGACGCGGCAAACTGGGGCGTACGACTGAAGTGGGGTATGGTTTCTGCGTGCGACGAAGCGTGGTGCTCCCGGACCGTGGCAAGCTCATCGTGGCCACTGATTTGCAGGGGCATGTGAATGATTTTGACCGTGTTGCAACGGTGTTCGAAGAGGCCGCACAAGGGCCCGACGGAGCCGTCCTGGTCATCACGGGCGATCTGGTCCACGGTCCCGAGCTTGCCGAAGAGGACTGGCCCGAATACCTCGGCAGCTTCTACCATGGCGATTCGGTCGGCGTGCTCGAGCGAGCCCTGGAGCTGCAATCGCGCTACCCGGGACGCGTGCACTACTTGCTCGGCAATCACGAGCACGCCCACATAGGCGGCCCCATCGTCGCCAAGTTTTTTCCGGACGAAGCGCTGCGCCTCGAAGATCTGCTCGGCGCCGAACGCACGCTCGCGATGCGTGAATGGTTCAAAACGTGGCCTTTCGTGGCCCTGGCACCTCAAGCGGGCCTGGTGATGCTGCACGCGGCTCCACACGCGCGCATCACGAGCATCGATGAGCTCGATGCGCTCCAGTTCGACAATTCGAACGGCCTGACGCTCGAAGAAATGGCCGCACGCGGAACGCTGGGAGCACTCCTTTGGGCTCGAACGACTTCATCCGAACGCGCATGGAGTTTTCTGAAGGCCATCCATCCGGACGCGACGGTGGCCGTGTATGGTCACGACGTCGCTCGCTGGGGATTCGCCATCGACCGCGAACCATTGCTTTGTGTATCAACGAGTTTCGGGTGCTTTGACGGGGACAAACTCTATCTCGAGTGGGACCTTGCGGAACCCGCGAAAAATGCGCTCGACGTGGCGCGTCGAGGCTTGCGACCGCTTTACCCCGACGCGCCGCCCGTCCACCGGACGGACATGGACGAACTGATGTAGTGCGTGGTTCCTACGAACGAACCGGCGCTGCGGCGCTGGGATCGCTCGGGCGCTTGTTCCATAGGTACGCACCCACTGCGAGCGCGATGAGGACGAACTGCGCGGCGATCGTTTCGATGGTCGGGTAAAACCCGAGCACGGGGATGCTCGGCACCGGCACTCGATGCGCAGGAGCAGCTCCCGCCATTTGCAGCGCAGCAATGCCCTGCCCCACGAAGATGACCGCGAGCGCGTAAAGCAGGTAGCTCGACACGCGGAAGAACACCTGCGGAGGCGCGAACTTGCCCGCTCGCGTGTAGGCCATGACGAGAACCACGAGCGCCGCGGCACCTACGAGCGCGCCCAACGCGGCAGCAGCAGCACTGCCTCCGGAAGCAAACATCGCCTGGTAAAACAGCACCGTCTCGAACGCTTCGCGATAGGCCGCGAGCAGCGACACGCCAAAGAGCGAAAGAGCCGCTTTTCGAGGCGACACGTGCTCCTTGAGAAACTTCATCCAACGCTGCACTTCGCGTTTCGCGAGCAGCGAATAACTCACGTAGAAGAGCACCGCCGTCGCAAGCAGCGCCGTGATGCCCTCGACCAGCTCGCGGCTCGCACCAGATATCGCAACGAGTCGTTGGGACACCAAGAATGTGAGAATGCCGAGGACAATCGCGACGGCCCATCCCGCATGGATCCAGCGCCGTTTGTCTCGCAAACCCGCCTGCGCTGCGATGCTGAGAAGCGCAGCCACGAGCAGCGCAGCCTCGACGCCTTCACGCAGGACGATCCCTGCGCTCGAGAAAGCGGTCGAGACAAACCCTCCTCCGCGCCGATCGTTGAGCTTGTTTTCTGCAAGCGCAAGCTCCGTGAGCGTCGATCCGATGGACGTGCCCATGTCGCCTGGGGCATCACCACGATCGAGCCCTGCACGTATCGACATGTAGTGTTCTTCGAGCCGCGCAACGATGGCCGGATCGACCGCCTTCAGCGGTGCCTCGACCGGCTCGACGCCTTCGAGGTAACTGTCGATGACAAACCCACGAGCAGCTTCCCGATCGCCACGCAGAATCGCCACGCGAGCACGTTCGAGCTTCGCTCGAGCAAGCGCGAGCGGAGAACGCGCCGCGCGATCCTCGTAGGGCGCCCGCGTGCGCAGATCCGCGAGCACCGCCGGGATGTCCTTCGCCGCAACACCTGCACCTTCGAGCTCCACACGAAGAGAAGCGTCCGATCGCGTAGCGAGCTCCGCGAGCGCATACGTGGGTGAACTGTCGGCAGGCTGTGCCGTGTGCCTCAGCGATACGACGTAAAACGCAAGGTCCCAGCGATCGGCGTCAGTCAACTGGGAAAACGGCACCATCGCCGTGCCCTGCACACCGAAACGCACGGTGTTCGCAACGCGAAACGGCGTCATCGCGTCGGCGATTTCCGGATCCCAAAAGTTCGTCGGCGCAGGCTTCAGAAGCGTCGCTTGAGGCGTGTCGGCTCGTCCGAGCGTGCCATGACAAACTGCGCAGTTTTGCGCGAAGAGCTTCTGACCGCGTTCGAGCACGGGCGCTTGCGCAGGCGCCTCGCTCAACTGATACGCGCCGATGATCGCCTGTCGCGCTGCGGTCGTCGCCGCTTCGACGTCGGACGCGGCGGCCTTTTCGTTGACCAGCTTGCGCACACGCGCAACGAGCGCCGGCACGTCGACGTCCTTCGCCGATGCCGAACGCGCAGGAGCAATCCGTTCGGCAATCTTCGCACCATCGTCGAGCAGCGAGATCTGCTCCTTGTACTCGTCCTCGTTCGTGATGGCCCCGCCCTCGACCGCCACGCCGTAGTCGGCACCGACGTATCCGAGAACGTGCACGAGCCGCTGCGCCTCGATCTCGGGAGCCGCAAGCTCGTCCGCTCGCGCAACGTGCTCGCGCGACAAGATCACGATCGCGAACGCGAACAAGATCGCGAGGATGCGACGAGATGCGAACTTGATATTCATATTCAACAAGACTACTGCCGGGAGTGTGAGGGTGCAAGGGGTCGGGGGTCAAAAGTGATCGAGCGATCCGAAGAAAGTTTGGTGCGGATCGATGGTGCTGATTGGAGCGTTCAGAGGGCACGCCATTGCAATGGTGTCGTGGCGCGGGGTTGCTGTGAATGGCGGAAACGCATGCCAAGGCGAAAGCCATGCGGCAACACGCGGGGCGGATTCACGCTGAGCGATCACGCGAATGGCGCCGAATACGTCGGCTGTCGAAATGCCTGGTGCGGCCCATTCGTCCACCCATAACGTGCGGGATGATGCGTTCACTCCGTCATCCCGAGTTCCGTCGTGAATACCCGCGATCAAGTAACCGACGACGGATCCATTTCGATGCAACATCCAAGCGCAGTCGGCGGTATTGCGATAACGGAAATAACGCAAATGCTCGGGCGTACGCACGATGCGCACGACGCTGGGATCCCACGAAGCTTCGTGCAGGCGAATGATGAGCTCTTCGTCCGCGGCGCCTGCGGGACGTATTTCGAGTGAAGTTGCATCGGGAAAATCAATTGCACTTGCGGCATGCTCGTACGATGGGAGCGCAACGAATCCGAGACGTTCATAATACGCCGTGCCGATTTCCGAATAAAGCAATGCGAGCGCATGTCCCGTCGAGCGCGCATCCTCCAAAAGCCATCGAAGGAGCGTCGCGGCGGCACCTTTTCTTCGAGCATCTTTGCGCGTGTAGACGGCGCCGATGCCAATGGCCGGCACTGGTCCGACTCCAGGCGCGTGAACGACGAGGCCATATCGTTTGATGGACGCGACGAGGCCCGTTTCGTCAACGAGACCCACGTAACGCAAAATGTCCCGCCCCGCGCGGCGCAACTGGTCCTTCGTGCGTTCGATGTGGCCATCGAGCGAAAAGCCCCCGGACCAGATTTCGTGGGTATGCGATGCGGCTTCTGCCACGAGACGCTCATCGAGCTCGGGCACGAACGTATAGGTCACGAAGCCGCAAGCTCCTTGTGGATTTCCGCGGCGACCGCCTGCGTGCCGCGCTCGATTTCATCGGGATAAAGATACGGGGCGGGACCAATTCGCAATAGATCTCTCCGGGAATCCACGAAGATTCCACGTTCGCGAAGGCGGGCCACGACGTCCGATGCTCGAGGACAACGCACTGCAATGAATCCACCACGTCGTTCGTCTTCGCGCGACGTGACGATGCGCTCACCGAGACGAGCGTCATCCAGGAGGGCGATGATGCTACGCGTCTGAGCGAGCGAAATGGCCCGCAAGCGCGCAGGAGTCAAGCCGAAATGATCCCAATGTGCGAGCACTGCCTCTGCTCGGTAAAACGGAGTTGGATCGAAGGTTGCTCCGGAAAAACGGTCTCCACCAGGACCGTATTCGACGCGCCCGGTCCGTTCGCGTTCCAGCGCCGAAAAATCAGCAAACCAGCCTGTATCGAGGGGTCTCAACGTCGAATCCGATGGCACACGCAAAAAACAAATGCCTTCACCCAATTGGGCGTATTTGTATCCACCTGCCGTCACGAAGAGTTTGTCTCGTGCTGATCCCCAATCGAGCGGCACGACATTGAACGCGTGATATGCATCGACAAGGGGCACCGCGCCCACCCTGACCGCACGCGCAACGATGTCACCGAGACGCGGCATCACATAGGCATCCTCGTAAAGCACCGCTGAAAACGCCACGAGCGAGACTCCGGGCACGATGGCTTGGATGAGCCGATCCGCGAGCGATTGGCGATCGGTCGCATCGACCCACACGACGCGCAGACCTTCCTCGGACAAACGGGAAAGCTGGCGATGAAGCGAATGGAATTCGCCCGTCGTCGTGACCACGGTCGGATTGGACGATAGAGGAAAACACGACAGAAGCCGCGTCACCAGCTCGTGTGTGCTTTTGCCGAACGTAATCGCATCATTTGGATCGAAGCCCAACCTGCCGAGAATTCGCTGCCCCACGGACCGCATCTTCGGAAAAACGGCCTGGTACCACTTGTCGTCCACGAAACGAGCGGCATCGTCGTACGCTTCGAGCATCGCGTCACGCGCCACGTCTGGCCACGCTTGATGCGAATGCCCCGACAGAAGGACGCGATCGCCCGTCACGAAGCGACTGTAGGCGCCTCGAAAAGCCTGAAAGTCGAAGCGACCCGCTTGCGGCACTTCATTCATGGCGCAGCCCGTGAAAAGGATGCAGTCATGTTGGTATCGACCGACGTCTCCTGTTTTTCGGACTTCCCATCTGCGTCGATTTTCAATTCAATGGTCATCGACGAATTGATGCTCGTCGAGCCGCTTCGGGGAGCGACATCCGCCGTATCGAAAACCGATTTTCCACTCCCGTTGCACTTGTAGGACACCAGGCGCGCGGCAGTGCCCGGAGGCATCCCCGGCGGATTGACGCCATCTTTGGCCGCGTATTGACGGACAACGGCGTCGAGCGACAGGAGATTCTTGTCGCGCTTTTCCAGCGTAAACGTCGTAATTTGCAATAGATCCGCGCCATTGGCCACGATGCGCGAAAGCACTTCCCACGTCGCCCCTACGCCAATGGGTTCATCCGGCAATGGCGCCGTCATCGATTCGAGCGATTGCGTCATTCCGGACATCATCTGACCCGCCATCGGCGGCAACGACGGAGGCAGCGTCACCTTCACGTCGCGCAAGCGGCCTTTTTCGTCAAGAAAATAATTCATTCCAATGCCCTCGAGCGCCCCGAGCTGGGGGCGTAGGGCCGCCGCAATTTGATCCTGCTGTGCGCCTTTCGGTTCGACCGATACCTTGCGCAATTTGCCATCAATTGGCCAATCGACGCCCGAACGATCCCCCGTCGTGAAATCGAAAAGCAGGTTCATGCGAGGCATGCGCGTCGGCGGCAATTTCATGCCGCCCGCGTCCATGGCCATCTCCAAATCCATCCCCATCTGAAGTGGTTTTGCCGCACCCTTGACCAATGCGTACGACGCCACCGCTCGCGGCGCGGCGCCCGCTTCGAGAAGTTTCACGACCGGGCGATCACCCGCTTTCACGAGTTTGTCCGCTGCACCCTTGGCAAGAATGCCCCTCGGCGCATCGATCTTCGTCGCCTTTGGCGAAACTGCTTTCGGCGCCACGGCGATCGCCTTTGGCGCGTCAGCCTTTGCGGCCGCATCGCCGGGCCCCTTGGCCTTGGCTTCGCCCTTGTCAGGCTCGGCGACCTTCTTTTCCGGCTCTTTCGCCAGCGCCTTGTCGGCCTCGACCTTTTCCGCCGCTGCCTTTTCAGCCTCGACCTTTTCCGCAGCAGCTTTCTCGGCCGCAGCCTTTTCCTCGGCCACCTTCGTTTCGGCCGCT
Above is a genomic segment from Polyangiaceae bacterium containing:
- a CDS encoding phosphoenolpyruvate carboxykinase (GTP), with amino-acid sequence MNNATLSAWVDEVARKTQPDRVVWCDGSESEYRGLVQQMLADGTLHELDQAAFPGCFLHRSHPSDVARTEHLTFICSERREDAGPTNNWMAPAEAREKVGRLFDGSMRGRTMYVVPYLMGPEGSASSKVGVEITDSAYVAASMRIMTRMGRVALDHLGNSSDFCRGLHSLGDLDPERRFILHFPEESLIWSIGSGYGGNALLGKKCFALRIASTMARNEGWLAEHMLILGLENPQGEITYICAAFPSACGKTNLAMLVPPLSQAGWKIWTVGDDIAWLRFGADGRLWAINPEAGFFGVAPGTGRKTNPHALEMVHHNTIFTNVAMTPERHPWWEGMEGQPQSLIDWQGRPWTPQSGAPAAHPNSRFCVSAKQCSCVSPMIDEPAGVPISAFVFGGRRAKLAPLVYEARDWSHGVYLGASMASETTAAAVGKVGVVRRDPMAMRPFCGYNMADYFAHWLDIGRGKPGMPKVFHVNWFRQDSSGKFLWPGFGDNLRVLRWMHDRIRGTAKGRETPLGIFPAQGELDTDGLSLSAGAMDELFAIDRAEWLDDLADQEAFFNSFEGRIPEEIWRHHRSLRADLQK
- a CDS encoding metallophosphoesterase, with translation MAVQGVKRRGKLGRTTEVGYGFCVRRSVVLPDRGKLIVATDLQGHVNDFDRVATVFEEAAQGPDGAVLVITGDLVHGPELAEEDWPEYLGSFYHGDSVGVLERALELQSRYPGRVHYLLGNHEHAHIGGPIVAKFFPDEALRLEDLLGAERTLAMREWFKTWPFVALAPQAGLVMLHAAPHARITSIDELDALQFDNSNGLTLEEMAARGTLGALLWARTTSSERAWSFLKAIHPDATVAVYGHDVARWGFAIDREPLLCVSTSFGCFDGDKLYLEWDLAEPAKNALDVARRGLRPLYPDAPPVHRTDMDELM
- a CDS encoding FTR1 family protein, whose amino-acid sequence is MNIKFASRRILAILFAFAIVILSREHVARADELAAPEIEAQRLVHVLGYVGADYGVAVEGGAITNEDEYKEQISLLDDGAKIAERIAPARSASAKDVDVPALVARVRKLVNEKAAASDVEAATTAARQAIIGAYQLSEAPAQAPVLERGQKLFAQNCAVCHGTLGRADTPQATLLKPAPTNFWDPEIADAMTPFRVANTVRFGVQGTAMVPFSQLTDADRWDLAFYVVSLRHTAQPADSSPTYALAELATRSDASLRVELEGAGVAAKDIPAVLADLRTRAPYEDRAARSPLALARAKLERARVAILRGDREAARGFVIDSYLEGVEPVEAPLKAVDPAIVARLEEHYMSIRAGLDRGDAPGDMGTSIGSTLTELALAENKLNDRRGGGFVSTAFSSAGIVLREGVEAALLVAALLSIAAQAGLRDKRRWIHAGWAVAIVLGILTFLVSQRLVAISGASRELVEGITALLATAVLFYVSYSLLAKREVQRWMKFLKEHVSPRKAALSLFGVSLLAAYREAFETVLFYQAMFASGGSAAAAALGALVGAAALVVLVMAYTRAGKFAPPQVFFRVSSYLLYALAVIFVGQGIAALQMAGAAPAHRVPVPSIPVLGFYPTIETIAAQFVLIALAVGAYLWNKRPSDPSAAAPVRS
- a CDS encoding GNAT family N-acetyltransferase, producing the protein MTYTFVPELDERLVAEAASHTHEIWSGGFSLDGHIERTKDQLRRAGRDILRYVGLVDETGLVASIKRYGLVVHAPGVGPVPAIGIGAVYTRKDARRKGAAATLLRWLLEDARSTGHALALLYSEIGTAYYERLGFVALPSYEHAASAIDFPDATSLEIRPAGAADEELIIRLHEASWDPSVVRIVRTPEHLRYFRYRNTADCAWMLHRNGSVVGYLIAGIHDGTRDDGVNASSRTLWVDEWAAPGISTADVFGAIRVIAQRESAPRVAAWLSPWHAFPPFTATPRHDTIAMACPLNAPISTIDPHQTFFGSLDHF